Genomic window (Vigna radiata var. radiata cultivar VC1973A chromosome 1, Vradiata_ver6, whole genome shotgun sequence):
AGATTTATACTCTGCTGCATATTACTTTATGCTATGTCACAATGAAAGTCAATCAGGAACACTCCAAGATTATGTAGATTGCTTTTACCAAGATGTATGTTGGTCATTATGTTCCATGGAATTCAAATTATAGTTTGATTCCTTTATACAAAGTATTGTTAGTGATTGTGCTTACTTTCTGTCCTCCTTTATCTGAATTTACTGGAGATAGTTTTTTATACACTGGATAACAAATAGTCATATTTTATAAGTTGTGTAGGggtttattatataattgtggTTATCTTTGACACATCTTTCAGTCTTTATCTCTTTAATTCTACTTGATACTTACATATATGCCTGACACTATCTGATTCAGATTAAGATTTCtgttaaaatcattttacaatattattttactttttgattatttataaCTAGTGATCTTTCTATTTGCTTTTTCTTGCATTTGAAAGTTCcaagttttatgtttttattatctttttccattctttgtttaaactttaaacattattttcattttaattatgtacATCTGTTGAATATATATGTCTATATATCTGCAGTTGGTAGTATTTTTTGAGATCTTCATACTCTCATCACAAATATATAGTTCacatcattatcattattaatatttcataccATTGGCACATTTATCATAATAGATACTTTAGTTCCTGTTTTAATAGTGGTGCTAGGTTATAATTATATTGATCTTGGCCACATTGCAATATGTCTTCGAACAGATGGAGAAATTTGAGAGAGATACCAGAGAAGCTAAATTTGCAGAGCTGATGAATAAGCACTTTGCAGCAAGTTCAGTCCCTAAAGGGATTCATTGTCTGTCTTTGCGTTTGACTGATGAGTATTCCTCAAATGCACATGCACGCAAACAACTGCCTCCGCCAGAGTTACTACCTACACTGTCTGACAACTCTTACCACCATTTTATTGTTTCAACCGATAACATCTTGGCCGCAGCTGTAGTTGTTAGTTCTACTGTGCATTCATCTCAGAATCCTGACAAAATAGTCTTCCATGTCATCACTGACAAAAAAACTTATGCGGGCATGCACTCATGGTTTGCACTAAATCCCATCACTCCTGCTATAGTTGAAGTCAAAGGCATTCACCAGTTTGATTGGTTGACGAGAGAAAATGTTCCAGTACTTGAAGCCGTAGAAAATCAAAATGGGATTAGGAATTACTACCACGGGAATAATTTTGCCAGAAACAATCTCAGTGAAACCAATCCACAGAAATATGCCTCAAGATTGCAGGCTAGAAGTCCAAAGTATATATCTTTACTCAACCATCTCCGCATTTACTTACCTGAGGTAAGTTGGATTcaacaattatcattttctgTCCTGCTGTGGCTGTCTATTCTCTCTCTGTTATCTATGAATATTGTTGAAGTTAAATCTTTTCAGATTATAATTCAGAAAGAATTTGGAACAATTTATATTAGATTCGACAAAGAATCTTATATTGTGTGTGATTTATATTTCTGATAGTGTATATAGCAAGTAAATAGAACTAAAAATGAATGATTGACCTAAGACCTTAGAACGTGACTTTTTTACTGCCTCATTCCAAGCTGAGTATTTATCTGTAAATTATGCATTTTAAGCTCCTTCTTAGCTGAATTTGTAGGAAAAAAGTGGCTTGTCAGTACCAAATGTCTCTGAGTTCTGATGAATTATAGTgattaaagaaaacataaaaactagGTGTTAAAACATGAGGAATTCCATTGCACTATTTCATGTAAAATGCTTGGCCCAAAGTGTTTTACCAGTGGAGCTAATTCATTGAAGGAATATAAACCATGAAATGAATTCTCCACCTTCCCCATGGTGGTAGGTATTGTTGCTCCTGCAAATCGataatttttacttaatatttgCATTACTTTCATCAGCATTTAGCACTTGTAAGTTATATACCTATTTCATACGAAGCCAACTAAGCATGGGAACATTTTGTGTTGGAGaaaattttcttcttgtttATGCTGATtgtgttttccttgtgttgaaCAGCTTTTTCCAAACCTTGACAAAGTGGTTTTTTTGGATGATGATGTTGTGGTTCAACGTGACTTGTCTCCACTTTGGAAAATTAATCTGAATGGAAAAGTTAATGGAGCTGTGGAAACTTGCAGAGGCACTGATGAGTGGGTAATGTCTAAGCATTTTAGGAACTACTTCAATTTTTCCCATCCCCTAATTATACAACATTTGGACCCTGATGAGTGTGCTTGGGCTTATGGGATGAATGTATTTGATCTGCGTGCATGGAGATCAACAAACATTAGAGAAACATATCATACCTGGCTGAAGGAGGTAAAGCCCTAATACAATCCAtttgttcaattatttttctttatttgacaGTATTCAACAATTTAAAGTGCTTGCAAATtctgaatttttaattatggcTGTGGTACTAGTTCAAAGGTTCACATGGATTCATAGACATATACATCATATATGTAGTATAAACCATCAATTCCATCCTCAAATTATTACCCTCTCTTAAGTTATCCCTTAAGTATTAAACTTTTCTAGTTTTCCCTGGAACATTTAATATTCATCACTTTAATCCTTAAGTTGATATATTGCTTTAAGGTTTAGAGACCACTTTTGACAGTTTATAGTATGTGAGGCAATTCTTAGCACAACTTCTAACACTTCCAGAACTACCTaagttgtgttttctttttttgctttGGAGACCACTCAGGAAAGAAGGTATTGCCTGAAGAATGAAATGACTGTTTACACACACATGCATATATGCTTGTGTTCAAGGTTGTTTGTATATGTATTAGGTGGTAGTATGAGAACACATGACCTTTAGTTTCTTATGTTCTATTTGGTATGGCAGAATCTGCGGTCAAACCTGACGATGTGGAAGCTTGGAACCCTTCCACCTGCTTTGATTGCATTTAAAGGTAATGTTCACCCTATTGACCACTCTTGGCACTTGCTTGGCTTGGGTTATCAGAACAAAACGGATATTGAGAGTGTGAAGAAGGCTGCTGTTATTCATTACAACGGCCAGTCAAAACCTTGGTTGCAAATTGGCTTTGAACATCTTAGGCCATTTTGGACCAAGTATGTCAATTATTCAAATGATTTTGTTAGAAACTGCCACATCTTGGATTCATAGTCTGCCATGAGATGCACTATGGTTTGAAACAACAGTGCATGCATACTACAAAAAGGGACGAGTAAATACAGGTTTCATCTAAATTTTTGCGGCTTGAGGTTTTCTTCAAGATGAATTTTGAGAAGTCAGTAGAAAATTGGTTGAGAGAGCAAAGTTATGAAGGACATGGGGGGTGGATTTGCTGCCACCCTCTAACATTTTTGCACACACAGTTGCCATCCTGGCATGGCCATGAGAATCAACAGTCTTGTTACATACAAACACGTCCTATATATTTGGTTGGTGAAAGGATACTGTTATTGGTCTCATTTGGGGATACTTATATCAAAAATTCCTTAGTGAATGTTGGAGAATAAACTCAATGCTGAAGATAAAAAAGGGTCATGCTCATGTGCCTGTGTCATCAAACTAGTTCATTGTTGAGAACACAAGTGCTAGGACAGTTAATCTGAGGTTCCCCACTAGTGCAGTGTTCTCCCCCCatcattttttagtttgttaatttttgttagtACCAATTTTTATATTCACCCTATTGGATTTGATATCATGATGGTGAATTGTAGGAGCAGTAGTTCTTGAGATTGCTTTGTTACAGGTTCATTGAATTGGGGAGTTGTCTGTAGGATATATCTATTTCTATATTTGTTGCTATTCGTTGTGTATGATTACAGACATTGGAAATGTGCAGATATTCTTTTTTACCCTTCTCCATTTCAGTTATTCCTTTTTAGTGATTCTGTTCTTGATCTTTGTagctcatgcattcacaaaaattggcattttagaaattatttaaaaaaaaacaatataaatggAACAAATAATATGTGCACCAAGAGGGTAAAGATTCTGTATACATAAATtgtcatatattaattttttttttaactgtcaAAAGTAATGTCTGTCTGGTTTACGTTTAAAAAATTACACTGATAGTGTACTTGAATTAAACtcaaacaaatacaaatttcatGGTATTACAAACCTGTTGTTTTCCAGTTTTATGAAGATCAATGTGTCAAGGGAATAAAAGTGAACAGATTTTATTCTGAAagaatttattacatttaaactTCAAGAGTTATTTATATGCAAGTTTTTGACTTTCTTTGATGCCTGTCTGTATTGTAGTGCTTACAGAATTATTCTCATGTACCAAGTACCTGTACCAAcctatatacatatatttaaaaaacacaatATTTTATGCATACAAATTTGACTAAATGTTTAGTTGGTAATATTTTATACTCAATGTTTTCAAAGAACTTTTCTTGAGGATTCTAATCACTCATTTTCTAATCATTGAACCATTGTCTATTCACTTTAcctttttttatacattatcaTAATCTGTTTACCTTATTGCTTTCACTGTCttgtgttatttattttctctttatgaCTCCactgttttcttttacttcttttgGCAAAAAAATCTCAGTCAAAACTTTTGTGGAATATTTCTTTTGAACAGTAAATAGATAACATGATTCATATGCATGGATTTTGAAACACTGATTAGGGTTGATTTATTCCCCTTGTTCACATAAGTCCAAAAGTACCAACGGTAATGAGATTCTGCACAATAAAGAGATTGTTAACTTTAACATACACTAAGGATtaaccaaagaaaaaagaatgataaaatgcataaaaagaagaagaatccGAAAGAAGGATTTTGCAAAGTTGGTGATAACGTGAATCCCATTTACAACTATTCTGCCTTAATGAACAATGATCCCTTCAAAGTGCTTGCAGgatcttatctttctttttttaggacttttaaaatcaaagtttggACCTACCATGTCATCTAATGTTTTacttttcatgttttctttaatCATGTTAGTTGACAACTGATTTGGTTGcatgattaaaaattaacaagtgCCAATTAGTTTTGTAGCTTAATCTtacaaattttggaaatacactcttttttcttattcaaatttaattgtaaacatgtttttaagaaatatgtctgctttttattttaaatttttaacaattttgtttttgcttgagtccctaaaatatattttgttttatccaTGTTGTTGTATTGACTCTCATAATTTGACACACTACTATATGATAGAAAACAATTAGGACCACCTAACTGAACAAAAAAAGTCTaaggataaaacaaaaaataggaggcaaaatataaaaaaaataggtttttaaggGGTGAAAATTATCATGTTTTGGTAATGAAAACACATGTAAttctaaaatcaattaaagattataaattggtaaaaatatcatttttttaacaagtttcattagtaatttcataatttaaataacttttaactaataatagagaacaaaagaaatattagatgatttaaatttatttttggcaaGTACTttcaaattatacttttatacatttatgaaccctaattttgattttttagaaACATATCAACATcagtttaatttgaaaattttacattaaacaataacaaaaaataacataGAATTTGGACTGATAATATCTTCACATGTAGAGAATCTTCAAAAACACTCATTTTAGAAAAATGGGTAATCTTGCAAAACTATTAAGAATGCTACAAATTAGTAGCATATatgtaactattttttataatttatattttcagttGTCATTAGATAGAGACTATTCCTTGGATGGGTTTGTTAGCACATCAAGGTTGGAATATTGAATAACACCTCCATCACAATGGACAATAATATTGGCTGCTATAGCTATTGATGTATCTATGTGTACCAATTTTAATGGCCATAAAAAAATTTGGCTTTAACTTTTCTCTTTCATGTACCTAATTCAATAAGACAATCCTTCAACTGATCTTTCTATAAAgacttttaatataaacaaacataaaaaatatttgaaattttcaataagcaaatttaaaattagtttatgcaaAAGTACAAATTTGGAGAAATTACAAAACAACtaatctaaaattttctttgtactttttttttcttttaaaaattcttacgaagaaactcaTCCAAGCATTGTTTTGTTAAAGTTGACATTAATATTTGGCCAAGTCTTATTTAAGTTTAGAAGGATTTCTATAAATGGTAAACTTTTCTTTCGAGttatttactatattaaaaaacttgAATTCAAAACTATCGATTTTATagatttcaatatattttaaactttacaaaatGTATCttgaatttaacaaaaaaaaaattatggatttTCGTCTTCAATTGTTACAAGAAATATGTACTTATAGTTCTTAGCAAGGAAATaacatcaatttcttttattaaatttaaatataaaagtgtagTAATTTCCTAATTTATAGCAAATGAATTTAGGTTACGAGAATTATGTATAAAAGTCATATAATTGTTTTAGAGAATCATGTGGCATCCATGTAAGATCATTATATGATCTAATCTCTctcttaaaaagaataatatgatttttttgaaaataacatGGGCTAGTAGTTTCAATCTGAACTTTTTGTAATAAGATTCCACAATcgatatttatttatcttactcttgtatagaaatttaaaaactatttaatattttataaatctacTTATTTTGAcgtgttgaatatttttaaaatatatatatgtattcactataaaactaatatttgagaatattaaatttatctaaACTTAGATGTATGGTCATGAAAATATTTTGGCATATGTTGGATTTACACAGTTTCGCATTTTGTTCAAAGCTAtgcagagtaaatgttagaaaATCAAAATAGTCATTGTACAAATTTGTAACCTTTGTAATAAATTGGTGGTGGTTTTGATTTAATGCAATATGTTGCATTGACCAGCTTATAGAAGACGAGTTTGGAAACCGTGGTAAGTTTGCAGATGTTAAGAATGTGGGAGTGGCACACATGGtgtttgtttgattgattgattgagcCTTCTGAACAGTTTCTGACACTGAAATTCAGCCAAAAATTGACCCTCTTGGAATTAATTAGAATAACTCATTTTCCTCCCTTTCCACATATCAATAGAACAACGAGATTCCAACAATTGAAAACTCCTAAACACCCCTTCCTTCTGTTCCTTTGTTTGCTGTGATTTCAGTTGCTGCATAACAGAACACCACTcaattcttcttccatctccCTTTTCACTCAATTTCTCTGTTTGACAAAACTGCAAACCAGATCAGTGattgacccaattgagacaagcCTTGAAAGTTCCGTTTTTTTAGAGTTCTTGCTGGTTTTACAGGTGGCCCAGTTGGGAATTCAAGATGGTTCTGTGATTGAGTATGGATTTGGTTTTGGCTTGTAGCTGTTTTAGAAAGATTCCTTTGTCATAGTGTGTTGAATTCTGCTATCATGTTTCCTTTTAAGCACTACTTGTTTGTTGGATTCAATCACTTTATTCTGTTTACTCATTTGACACAGCTCCAGCTCATTTATTCTCcattcataatttcatattCTTATGCCTGAGATTTTAGCCTCTACTTTTCATGTCTCTTCATAGTTTCCATGGCTATCTACTACCCCAATTgagatttttaaaactatttggGTATTGAGTGTCACTTGAGAGAAGAGAGGACTGATACTTTTTCTTCTGTATCAAATTTTGCAGAGTACTACTCCATGAGATACTTGGTTCAGTTACCTTTATTCATGACTGACACTCAGTTGAAGTGATTCAATCATCCTTTTGGTCTGAGGTTGAAGCTATTTGATTTCTGAATTTTTGCAAGTTTCTTGGTCTCTGGGTATGGCTGGGAGCCAAGATCAGCTAGAGATCAGGTTTCGGCTGAGTGATGATTCGGATATTGGCCCTAAAAGTTATTCTGCTGCTACTAGTATTGCAACGCTGAAAGAAAGTGTTCTTGCTCAGTGGCCAAAAGGTTATTTATCTGTCTTGTTTCCTTTTTGGAATCTCTATTAGTCGTCTAGATATTTATGAGTCTAATAGTAATGTTGTGTCTATTTGTTCCTCTTTACAATGCCATATTTTATCAAAGTCTTAagctaaattttaaaaaaccacGTCGGTTTTAATTCCTATATAATTTGTTTACTGTGTTTGCATAGCCAAGGTTTCATGCCATGTGCCATATTCGCTGTAACTTGCTGCCTTGCAGGTGTACTAGATACAAAGAAAATCACATGCATTAGTTGAAGAAAAAGTGTTTAAACTGGAGATTGTGCTGTCATGCATTGAATGatctttatattaattttagtgaTACAAAAGAGAACCCTGAATTTGCGTTTCTGTTTTGAAGATAAGGACTATGGACCAAGAACAGTTAAAGATTTGAAGTTAATTAGTGCCGGAAAAATATTGGAGAACAACAGAACAGTGGGAGAATGTCAGAGTCCATTGTGTGATCTCCCTGGTGGAGTTACAACAATGCATGTGGTTGTGCAACCACCTTCTGTGGAAAAAGGTTTAGCAttactttttactatttttactttaaaagtaTGCCAAAAAtctgttttacttttatatagcATATATAACCTCAAGATGTAATGGTTCTGTTTCAAACTATGACTGGTCTGAGTTCATACTCTTTTCAAATTGTGTGTAGTGGTTAATAACAGAACGATTATGATTGGAAAAACTGTCTCAATTTCTGTTAGCTTTAGCCCATGTAAGTTGTGGCCTTCTGGGGCTGGTGGAGTTGTTTATACATTAACTAGTGAAATAACTTATATAATGAAGCTACTAATCTCACTTTACAAAACTACACCTTACAAAATGagttttttagattaaattagaTCTAGAACTATATTCTAACACTATGCTTGTAACCTTGATATAAGGCACATTACTCCAGGTCAGCTTAAGAGAACAGTTTACAGTTGTTATGAATACATATCCCAGTTGGCCTACAAAAACTATTTATACAATTACAGGAAAAGAGACTAATATAAGAAAACTTCTGCCATTAGTTTATGCTTAAGTTAATACTAGTTTGTAGaaatggttattttattttctctctaatGAACAAGTTTATCTAAGCATGCTCTTAACTATATTTCCTCATTAGTGGTACAAACAACTTAAGTAATTGCTTATAGGATAAAACTTATACAATGAGACCCTACTTAAGTTGTTCATCCATGCATGTCATAGATATAAAACTTCTTAGTTAATGTGTGTGAGTGAGTTTATCTGGTTTTGGTGCTTTGTTTGATTGTTTTTGACATTCTGGTGTTTTTCTCTTGAAACAGATAGGAAAGTAACAAGTGAAGTAAAGCAGAACAAATGTGTTTGTGTGATATTGTAGTGTCCAGATTGAACAGAAGATGTCATCTACTTTAGAAGTCACACTTGTATACATTTTTATGGCTTtcaaaagatttcctcaaacaCAAACTCTTTGATTGTATGCCTCAAGACAACTACAGGTACAAGAGTTTTTGGCATGTGAAGGAGTTAttgctttctcttttttttttttctgcatctAGTTGCTGCCTCATTGTCCAATTGGTATAATTGTTGATTGAAATGATCTCTACAGTTGTGCTTGTGCTTCAGCTTGGTGCAAACCAGTGTTAAACTTGTTGCTTGTTAAGTGATTTATGATCAATGTAAACAACTCtgtatcaataaatatttttagaagagcTACATTTTAGTGATCAGTTTCCAAGAAAATATTCAGAATCTCTGATTATAACTCTAAGTtttacattgaataaaattgaaaaagttaaatataccATATGACTCTTCGGTTAGTCTTAGCACATTCGTTCAGAAATCTCATgatcattaataaaaagaatagacTCAAtggtaattttgatattttttcaaataatgatcaaatttatgaaataaagatGCTAAAAATACAGATTTAAAGTGAAAGATGTGTAATTATATTGCtaaaaattaactatatttatcTAACTATTATTTATTGACTTAAGAATCGAAATTCCACACCATAAAAATGAGAAATCTTGAATCATAATACAGTTTGGAGTTTGCAAAGAGATAAACAAACTTAATAGTTTACTTCAACTCCCACAATcgaaacattaattattatatatctaatAAATCCGGTAAATATATTGtagaaaaactttaaattagaGATGGTATATACTATTTTCATTAAAGTCCCTTAAATATCTCCCCTCTAAAAATATGTTCACTCTAAAATGCTTCAGAATCGACAAGAGAATGGTAAATTAAACAGAATTACAATAATACAAGAATATGTAACTTAATGAAATTGATacaatgaattttattaaactaaaaatgttaaaaataccaaaaaaaaaatggtcgAGAATGATTAAAATCAGTATCGTTGCTCATAAGTATTGTTAAGAATATAAGTTTTctaaaaatgagagaaaaaaaaattgatactcTTACCAATTTTAATTACTTACCTACCACAtctaatgaaataataaaaaggaaatggTATTTTTATTGCgctagaaaaataaataaaaagttagaaTTCCGAAAATCCATGAAAACAATTTGTACAAAACAGGCcagaatataattattgaaaaatattgtttttaatattaagaaattattgtttttataattaaatttatttattttaattaataatgataatataattaataataatttacataattatatcattatataaaaattattcatccttttggtctttatattttatttttcaattttaccttttaataagtaatatatatttttaaattaaaataatttatttaacaattttatttttcaagtgacaatgtttttattttaattttttttatctaatctttt
Coding sequences:
- the LOC106773504 gene encoding probable galacturonosyltransferase 13; protein product: MQLHFSPSMRSITISSNNGIIDLMRIKVAACHISYRTLFHTILILAFLLPFVFILTALVTLEGVNKCSSFDCLGRRLGPRLLGRVDDSSKRLVRDFYKILNEVKTGEIPLALDLPDSFEQLVSDMKSKQYDAKTFAFLLRGMMEKFERDTREAKFAELMNKHFAASSVPKGIHCLSLRLTDEYSSNAHARKQLPPPELLPTLSDNSYHHFIVSTDNILAAAVVVSSTVHSSQNPDKIVFHVITDKKTYAGMHSWFALNPITPAIVEVKGIHQFDWLTRENVPVLEAVENQNGIRNYYHGNNFARNNLSETNPQKYASRLQARSPKYISLLNHLRIYLPELFPNLDKVVFLDDDVVVQRDLSPLWKINLNGKVNGAVETCRGTDEWVMSKHFRNYFNFSHPLIIQHLDPDECAWAYGMNVFDLRAWRSTNIRETYHTWLKENLRSNLTMWKLGTLPPALIAFKGNVHPIDHSWHLLGLGYQNKTDIESVKKAAVIHYNGQSKPWLQIGFEHLRPFWTKYVNYSNDFVRNCHILDS
- the LOC106763772 gene encoding membrane-anchored ubiquitin-fold protein 2, with the protein product MAGSQDQLEIRFRLSDDSDIGPKSYSAATSIATLKESVLAQWPKDKDYGPRTVKDLKLISAGKILENNRTVGECQSPLCDLPGGVTTMHVVVQPPSVEKDRKVTSEVKQNKCVCVIL